One window of the Conexibacter sp. SYSU D00693 genome contains the following:
- a CDS encoding enoyl-CoA hydratase/isomerase family protein, with translation MTDTAPLYATMRAAGAGATHEAVRVQRRGDRATVTLAEPRRLNALSAALMVQLRAALEDLAADEAIRAIVLTGEDPGFSAGGDLEMMGAATARLCDPEDELGTTDVWRWIRREFGGVVRTIARTDKAFVAALNGPAAGVGLAFALTCDVAVASDRAVIVPAFGRLGLLPEVGTSWALTRALGYQGAFAFFAEGRHLDAQEAHRRGLVQEVVAHDELAAAAERWCDRVCALAPHALEMAKPLLRAAADAPWDHALALEEYAEPTCFTTARFRTAVDELRGR, from the coding sequence ATGACCGACACCGCACCGCTCTACGCCACCATGCGCGCCGCCGGCGCCGGCGCCACCCACGAGGCCGTCCGCGTGCAGCGCCGCGGCGACCGGGCGACCGTCACGCTCGCGGAGCCCCGCCGCCTCAACGCCCTGAGCGCGGCGCTCATGGTCCAGCTGCGCGCCGCGCTGGAGGACCTCGCCGCCGACGAGGCGATCCGCGCGATCGTCCTCACCGGCGAGGACCCCGGCTTCAGCGCCGGCGGCGACCTGGAGATGATGGGCGCCGCCACCGCCCGCCTGTGCGACCCGGAGGACGAGCTCGGGACGACCGACGTCTGGCGCTGGATCCGCCGCGAGTTCGGCGGCGTGGTGCGGACCATCGCCCGCACCGACAAGGCGTTCGTCGCCGCGCTCAACGGGCCGGCGGCCGGCGTCGGCCTCGCGTTCGCGCTGACCTGCGACGTCGCGGTCGCCTCCGACCGGGCGGTCATCGTCCCGGCCTTCGGGCGCCTCGGCCTCCTGCCCGAGGTCGGCACGAGCTGGGCGCTCACCCGCGCGCTGGGCTACCAGGGCGCGTTCGCGTTCTTCGCCGAGGGCCGCCACCTCGACGCGCAGGAGGCCCACCGCCGCGGCCTGGTGCAGGAGGTCGTCGCCCACGACGAGCTCGCGGCCGCGGCCGAGCGCTGGTGCGACCGCGTCTGCGCGCTGGCGCCGCACGCGCTCGAGATGGCCAAGCCGCTGCTGCGCGCCGCCGCCGACGCGCCCTGGGACCACGCGCTCGCGCTCGAGGAGTACGCCGAGCCGACGTGCTTCACCACCGCGCGCTTCCGCACGGCGGTCGACGAGCTGCGCGGGCGCTAG